In Helianthus annuus cultivar XRQ/B chromosome 9, HanXRQr2.0-SUNRISE, whole genome shotgun sequence, the following are encoded in one genomic region:
- the LOC118482082 gene encoding (E)-beta-ocimene synthase, chloroplastic-like has protein sequence MYQRTTWSHSFIQVLDDNFPIDYKGKLRELEKKVKVLNVKFENGSFSTLELLEHIDDIEKMGLGYRFQNGIRKLLDVVALRYGIDVGLEEKEESLHEASLEFRILGVGHEEKEESLHEASLGFRILREHGYNVSQGTS, from the exons ATGTACCAGCGAACTACGTGGAGTCATAGCTTTATTCAGGTGTTAGATGATAATTTCCCG ATCGACTACAAGGGGAAGCTGAGAGAGCTAGAGAAGAAAGTAAAGGTGTTgaatgttaagtttgaaaatggTAGTTTCAGTACCTTGGAACTGCTTGAACACATAGATGATATAGAAAAGATGGGTCTTGGATATCGGTTCCAAAACGGTATACGCAAATTACTAGACGTAGTCGCACTAAGATATGGAATCGATGTTGGGCTTGAAGAAAAAGAAGAGAGTCTTCATGAGGCATCTCTTGAATTCAGGATTCTTGGTGTTGGGCATGAAGAAAAAGAAGAGAGTCTTCATGAGGCATCTCTTGGATTCAGGATTCTTAGAGAACATGGTTATAATGTGTCCCAAGGTACTTCCTAA